A genomic region of Haliotis asinina isolate JCU_RB_2024 chromosome 1, JCU_Hal_asi_v2, whole genome shotgun sequence contains the following coding sequences:
- the LOC137282027 gene encoding uncharacterized protein has product MLALRLTVFALLFCGTCGFSRYWFNLFNHCNPPQKLVGKFCAAALDNDFDGSGNVTNKDIGFDVMFYNYDNDLCNSEKWEVVTRMTCRYGYSEQYARFLFDQFDRNKDGVMSNADFNFPIAFPGAGFLSLQYTRFKDQYCSDPKNRENPVDRVQCAEVDELNPEDIKCP; this is encoded by the exons ATGCTCGCCCTCCGACTCACCGTGTTCGCCCTCCTCTTTTGTGGGACCTGTGGTTTCTCCAG GTACTGGTTTAACCTGTTTAACCACTGCAACCCTCCTCAGAAGTTGGTGGGGAAATTCTGTGCTGCTGCGCTGGACAACGATTTCGATGGTAGCGGGAACGTCACCAACAAAGACATCGGCTTCGATGTTATGTTTTACAATTACGACA ATGACCTCTGCAATAGCGAGAAATGGGAGGTCGTGACCAGAATGACGTGCAGGTATGGCTACTCAGAGCAGTACGCCCGTTTCCTGTTCGACcaatttgacagaaacaaagaTGGCGTGATGAGCAATGCAGACTTTAATTTTCCAATTG CTTTCCCCGGTGCAGGCTTCCTATCACTGCAATACACT CGTTTCAAAGACCAGTACTGCTCTGACCCGAAGAACAGGGAGAACCCCGTTGACCGCGTCCAGTGTGCCGAGGTGGACGAGCTGAACCCCGAGGACATCAAGTGTCCATGA
- the LOC137282010 gene encoding uncharacterized protein, translated as MMYRTLLCLALFVGSVSAWGSWFGKNRETECGSFQNRRRGWWFYSKSYTDVDTRQVLDDLKAFDINKDGYLTFAEMNNQAVASTFDSSLNLNAGVDRCTYVMFEKKRYGLSTGVAGRLFDMVDVNNDLLISTADQDIATFNSLDKDVDGRVSVCEVFKGFMSRLSDLEHKVHEAEMKYSQLVFQFRKPSPWLSWW; from the exons ATGATGTACAGAACATTGTTGTGTCTGGCCCTGTTTGTGGGCTCTGTATCGGCCTGGGGAAGCTGGTTCGGCAAGAACAGGGAGACGGAATGTGGTTCATTCCAAAACCGAAGGAGGGGCTGGTG GTTCTACTCCAAGTCCTACACTGATGTTGACACGCGTCAAGTTCTGGATGACCTCAAGGCTTTCGACATCAACAAAGATGGCTACCTCACTTTTGCCGAAATGAACAACCAGGCAGTTGCATCCACCTTCGACAGTTCCCTGAACC TGAACGCTGGAGTCGACCGTTGTACGTACGTGATGTTTGAGAAAAAGCGGTATGGTCTCAGCACAGGGGTCGCAGGCCGCCTCTTCGACATGGTCGATGTCAACAATGACCTCCTGATCAGCACTGCAGACCAGGACATTGCTACCTTCAACTCGCTTGACAAGGATG TTGATGGCCGGGTTTCTGTGTGCGAAGTTTTCAAGGGCTTCATGTCCAGGCTGTCGGATTTGGAACACAAGGTCCACGAGGCGGAG ATGAAGTATTCGCAACTCGTGTTCCAGTTCAGAAAACCCTCTCCTTGGCTTTCCTGGTGGTGA
- the LOC137274567 gene encoding uncharacterized protein, translating to MMYRTLLCLTLFVGSVSAWGIWFGKNRETECGSFQNKRRGWIYSKSYTDVDTRQVLDDLKALDTNKDGNLTFAEMSNQAVASTFDSSLNLKAGIDRCTFVMSEMKRYGISKGVAGRLFDLEDVNNDLLISTADQDAATFKLLDNDGDGQVPVCDVFKAFMDRLADLEHEVHAEEEKYWQLVYKFRKPGNPWWF from the exons ATGATGTACAGAACATTGCTGTGTCTGACCCTGTTCGTGGGCTCTGTATCGGCTTGGGGTATCTGGTTCGGCAAGAACAGGGAGACAGAATGTGGTTCTTTCCAAAACAAAAGAAGGGGCTG GATCTACTCCAAGTCCTACACTGATGTTGACACGCGTCAAGTTCTGGATGACCTCAAGGCTCTCGACACCAACAAAGATGGCAACCTCACTTTCGCCGAAATGAGCAACCAGGCAGTTGCATCCACCTTTGATAGTTCCCTGAACC TGAAAGCTGGAATCGATCGTTGCACCTTCGTGATGTCTGAGATGAAGCGGTATGGCATCAGCAAGGGAGTTGCAGGACGCCTCTTCGACTTAGAAGACGTCAACAATGACCTCCTGATCAGCACCGCCGACCAAGACGCGGCTACCTTTAAGTTGCTTGATAATGATG GTGATGGCCAGGTTCCTGTGTGTGACGTCTTCAAGGCCTTTATGGACAGACTGGCAGATCTGGAACACGAGGTCCACGCTGAAGAG gagaAGTACTGGCAACTCGTCTACAAGTTCAGGAAACCCGGAAACCCCTGGTGGTTCTAA